The DNA region ATAGCAAGTGCGGTTAGATATTACAGTAGTAATCTGGCTTCCTTTTTTTTCTAAAAATATAATGTAGGTACTTATGAAGTTTGGAGATGCAATTTATACTGTTCGGAAGCAAAAGAATATGTCACAGGATAAATTTTCTAAATTGATAGGTGTAGATCAGTCATACTTATCATTATTGGAAAATAATAAGAAGCGACCTAGTACTAAGCTCTTGGAAGAAATAAGTAACAGTATCAATATTCCGTTACCAATTTTGCTTTTTTATTCCATTTCCGAAGAAGATGTTAAAAATGATAAACGTGAACTTTTTAGATTAGTTTACCCGCAAATTAAAGACATGTTATTCCAGATATTTGATGAGGGTGGAGATGTAGATAGATGATTTGGGAAGCAGAAACATTTTTTAAAAATATAATTGAGACAGATCGGCAAGAGTATCAGAAAATAAAAAATAATATTTCTGATTTTTATTATCGAAAAGAGGTAAAGAAATTAGACCAGTTTGGTAATGTCAAGACTGATCAAAACGGAGAACCTGAAATCAGGGTCTTAATTCCTCCCAAGGGTAAATTAAAGGGCATTCAAAAATTAATTAATTCTAGAATTTTTTCGCAGATAGATTTTCCCCCGCAACTACATGGATCTATCAGAGAAAAAAGTTGCATAACTAATGCCCGTGAACATCAAGGTAATAAATATTTTTTCTTAACCGACTTGCGGAATTACTTTCCTACAATAAACAATAATTTAGTTTATGAGGCACTAATAAAGTTAGACTTTTCTCCTGAAGTGGCAAGTTTGATTACAAGGCTTGTTACATATAAGGGTTGCATTCCACAAGGTGCACCTACAAGCCCGGCAATTTCAAACTTAGTTTTTTTGCCCTACGATTCTAAAATCATCAAAATATGTAAGCAGCATGAATTAACATATACACGCTATATTGATGATTTAACATTTTCTTCGAAAAATTTTATACCAAAAGCGGTAATTCAAAATATCCTTGATGTAATAAGACATTCCCCATTTAAATTTCATCCTCGTAAGACGAAAACGAACATTGGAATAACGGAAGTCACGGGAGTCTTGGTAAAAAATAATGGCTTAGTTGCACCTGAAAGGAAATTCCAGAAACTGGAGAAGCTCAAGCAAAATTCAAAAAAGGCTATTGGGTTGAGAGGGCATATAAAGGCAATTTCAAAAAAATGAATTAGCGTTTACACTATAGTTTATCATCTTTAAAGGCTATCATTTGGAGGTTAATAATGCAGAAAAAATCAATTGGTTCATGGGTCGTTCATCATTCTAACAAGCTAGATGGATACATTCACAGTCCCGAATTTAAGAATATCAAAGTCGCTGGTAAGTGTGGTACACTTCTTTCTGCAATAACTGAAGATAAAGATTCCTCCATTACTAATACTAAATTGGAGGCGCTAGCAGCCTCATCAAATATTGATACTACTTTTGAGTTACCGAGGCTATTAGAAGTATTAGAAAATAATCACTTAATTGAGAGAAATCAGAATGGGATAGAAGTATTAGGCTTAACAAATAGTGCAGTTTTATCACAAACCTCAGATATTTTTAAAGAGCTTAAACCCTCCAGATTAGAACGTGCCAGCCTTGAATTGGCAGACTTATGTTCAGATAGACCCCAATTGGAAACTAAAGCTAAAGAGTATGTTTCCGATACCTATAAATTATCAAATGAAGAATCAACCAAGCTCT from Halalkalibaculum roseum includes:
- a CDS encoding helix-turn-helix domain-containing protein; the protein is MKFGDAIYTVRKQKNMSQDKFSKLIGVDQSYLSLLENNKKRPSTKLLEEISNSINIPLPILLFYSISEEDVKNDKRELFRLVYPQIKDMLFQIFDEGGDVDR
- a CDS encoding reverse transcriptase family protein; the encoded protein is MIWEAETFFKNIIETDRQEYQKIKNNISDFYYRKEVKKLDQFGNVKTDQNGEPEIRVLIPPKGKLKGIQKLINSRIFSQIDFPPQLHGSIREKSCITNAREHQGNKYFFLTDLRNYFPTINNNLVYEALIKLDFSPEVASLITRLVTYKGCIPQGAPTSPAISNLVFLPYDSKIIKICKQHELTYTRYIDDLTFSSKNFIPKAVIQNILDVIRHSPFKFHPRKTKTNIGITEVTGVLVKNNGLVAPERKFQKLEKLKQNSKKAIGLRGHIKAISKK